TTTGCTCGACAAATATAGTGTTCCTGCTAGTAATTTCTGCATGTCGCTTTTTAATATAAGTGCTTGTTTGCATTTTTATTTGGTATTTTACTTCGTAAATGGCTTTTTGAAGGTTTGATTATAGGGCGCAAACAGAAGTCTGAAAAAGATTTTACCTTAAAAAGTCTAGTAACATATTATAACTAAAAAAGGAATAATTGTTTCAATCATGTTATTTAACTGTTAATAATGCCTGTTTTTTGTATAATTTTTAGTAACCTTGACATCATTTTTGAATAAAAAATATTTTTTTCTAGAAACACCTATAATCGTCAAAAGGTAACCTTAATAAATGATGGTTTTTTGAACGTTTTATGTGTTTCGTAATCAACCAAAATACTACATGAATCATTTAAAATTATCTTTTTGTGTTTGCTTATTTATAACTTCTTTAATATCGGCGCAAACCAAAAATATTACCCTTGAAGACATTTGGAAGTACGGCAGGTTTAGAACAGAATATATGGATGCTTTACATTCCATGGCCAATGGTAAACAGTATTCTGTACTAAATTTCGATCTTGCCTCACGAAGTACTTCAGTAGATATTTACGATTATGAAACACTAGAAAAAGTAAAAACTTTAGTGTCTTCAAGAGACTTAAACGATTTGGCATATTTTACTAATTATACGTTTAGTGCCGATGAACAAAAAGTCATTTTAGCCAGTAATGAACAGGCTATTTATCGTCGCTCGTCCATTGGTGAATACTACGTTTACGATGTTAAGAAACAAAAATTAACACGAATTTCTGAAGTTGGTATTCAAGAGCCAACATTTTCACCCGATGGTACTAAAGTAGCATTTGCCAAAGCAAACAATCTGTTTGTAAAGGATTTGATATCGAATACGGTAAAGCAAATCACTTTTGATGGCGAAAAGAATAAAATTATTAACGGTATTAGCGACTGGGTTTACGAAGAAGAATTTGGCTTTGTAAGGGCTTTCGACTGGAACGCCGATAGTAATAAAATTGCCTTTATTAAATTTGATGAAACGGAAGTTCCTGAATTTTCAATGGATGTTTATGGAAAACAGCTTTACCCAACACAACAAGTTTTTAAATATCCTAAGGCCGGAGAAGCTAATTCTAAAGTATCACTTCATTTATATGATTTAAAATCGGAAGCACTTACAGATATTGCTGTAAATAAAAAGTATGAAGATTTTTATATCGCCAGAATTGCTTGGTCCAATGATGCTGATGTGTTTAGTGCACAGTTTTTAAATAGACACCAAAATGCCTTGGATTTATGGATGATTGATACAAAAAAAATGACATCCAATTTAGTTCTAGCTGAAACAGATGAGGCTTATGTTGATGTTACCGATAACTTAACTTTTTTAGAAGATAATAGTTTTATTTGGACCAGCGAGCAAGATGGGTTTAATCATATTTACCACTATGATAAAAAAGGAAAACTGATTAATCAAGTGACAAAAGGCAACTGGGAAGTGACCGATTACTACGGGTATAATGAAGAAAAAGATATAATTTACTATCAATCTGTAGAAAACGGATCGATTAATAGGGATGTTTACGCCATTAAATTAAACGGACGCAATAAAAAGAGTTTGTCTGAAAAAGAAGGTACGAATGAAGCGGCATTTAGTGCCGATTTTTCATTTTTTATTAATACGTTTTCTAACGCATCTACAGCACCAGAATTCACCTTAAACAATTCTAAAACAGGAGCTGTAATTAAAAACATTAAAAACAATAAGGCTTTAACCGATAAATTAAAGGATTATCAAACTTCAGTTAAAGAATTCAGTACCATTTCAATAAACGGAAACGATTTAAATATGTGGATGATAAAGCCTGCTAATTTTGATGAAAACAAGCAGTATCCGTTATTCATGACACAGTATTCTGGGCCTGGATCTCAAAAAGTTGCAAACCATTGGAATTCTTCTAATGATTACTGGTATCAATATCTAGCTCAAAAGGGAATTGTTGTGGTTTGTATTGATGGCCGCGGAACAGGTTTTAAAGGTGCTAAGTTTAAAAAAGTCACCCAAAATGAATTAGGGAAGTACGAAGTAGAAGATCAAATTGCTGCAGCAAAGGAGTTAGGTAATCTCCCATATATTAATAAGAATAAGATTGGTATTTGGGGCTGGAGTTTTGGTGGTTTTATCAGTAGTAACTGCTTGTTTAAAGGTCATGATGTGTTTTCAATGGCCGTTGCCGTAGCACCTGTTACTAGCTGGCGATTTTACGACTCTATTTATACAGAACGCTACATGACAACGCCTCAAGAAAATCCAAGTGGCTATGATGATAACTCCCCAATAAATCATGTCAAGGATCTAAAGGGGGATTTTCTTTTAATTCATGGATCGGCTGATGATAATGTGCATGTGCAAAACACCATGCGCTTAGCAGAAGCTTTAATTCAAGCCGATAAACCATTCGATTGGGCGATTTATCCAGATAAAAATCATGGGATTTATGGCGGCAATACCAGATTACACTTGTTTAAAAAAATGTCTACATTTATAGAAGATAAATTATTGACAAACAACGAATAACCAATAATTATTAACCAATAAAGAAACCTATGTCAGATACGGTAATAAAACCACATCAAAAGGAACTATTCGGACAACCAATAGGGTTGTATATTTTATTTTTAACTGAAATGTGGGAGCGTTTCTCATATTATGGGATGCGTGCCATATTGGTGTTATATATGGTAGCCTCGACAGAATTAGGAGCTGATGCTCGAGGAGTTGGACTGGGTTGGACGAGCAAAGAAGCACTTGCGCTATATGGTTGGTATACCATGCTGGTTTATATTATAGCCATTCCTGGAGGTATGATTGCCGATAAACTCATCGGACAGAAAAAAGCCGTTTTATATGGCGCTATAATTCTTTGTTTAGGGCACGGCGTTTTAGTGCTTACCGATATTTGGGCCTTTTACACAGGTCTAGGCTTGGTTATTTTAGGGGTTGGATTATTAAAACCTAATATTTCTACTATGGTAGGAGGCTTGTATCAACAAGGCGATATTCGTCGAGATAAAGGTTTTAGTATCTTTTATATAGGTATTAACTTAGGCTCACTTTTAGCGACTTTAATAGTTGGTGTTGTTGTTGCCAATTATGGCTGGCACGCTGGTTTTGGATTGGCCGGTATCGTGATGGTATTAGGTTTGATTAACTATTTAGGCGGACAAAAATACCTAGTTCAAGTTGGTAATCATACGGTAGTTGAAAATCCTAAAGATGAAGTGTCCTATGGGAAGTTATATGGCCAATTGTTCAATTCTCCAAAGCATCTTATTATCACAGCAGTTTTAGTAGTAGCTTCATTTATAGGATGGTATTTCATGAATTGGGGTTATGGTTTGTTGTTCTTGTTTTTAACAGCCATTGCAGCACTTTTAATGATGATTTATAGAGAATTAGATTCACAGATTTATAAAGATCGTTTTATTGTGCTATTACTCTCGTTTATTATGGTGATTATCTTCTGGGGGGCTTTCGAGCAAGCAGGAGGCTTAATGAATATTTATACCGACACAAAAACCAACAGAATGATTGGTGGCTGGCAGGTGCCAACTATTATGTTTCAAAGCTTAAATGCTGGATTTATCATTCTTTTTGCGACTGCCGTAGCTGGGTTTTGGGCTAAAAGAAAACTAAAAGGAAAAGAGGCTTCTTCATTATTTAAAATGGCTTTAGGTATCATTATTATGGGCTTTGGCTTTTTGTTTATGGTGTTTGCGGTAATGGAATTTGAAAAATCTGGTACCTCTAGTATGATCTGGTTGGTTTTGGCTTACCTTTTTCATACCCTTGGAGAATTATGTTTATCTCCAGTAGCATTATCGTTTATCACTAAACTAGCACCTGCAAAATATGCATCATTAATGATGGGGGTTTATTTTGCCTCTTCGGGCTTAGGCAATAAAGTCGCTGGGATTATAGGCGAGTCCGCATCAGATTTCGGGGAATACACCATTTTTGCCGGGATATTAGTATTTACTGTTGTTGTTGGTGGCTTGTTTATATTAATATTGAAACCATTAAAACGCCTTACACATGGGGCTGAAGATAATGAGCATATTATTGAAGCTAAAGAAATGGAAATTGCAGAACATTAAAAGATAATATATTAAATGGAAATGACTAAAGTGAGATTCGAGGGTTCCGATATGAATCGTAAACTATTAATGGGACACCCTTCAGGTTTATTTGTTTTATTTTTCACCGAAATGTGGGAGCGCTTTTCCTATTATGGGATGCGTGCCATATTAGTATTGTTTTTAACCTCCTCTTTAATTGATGGTGGTTGGGCATGGTCTCGAGAGGAAGCTCTAGGACTTTACGGTACTTATACTATGTTAGTATATTTCTCTCCAATTTTAGGTGGTTTTATTGCAGATAAATTTCTGGGGTATAGAAAAGCTGTTGCTATCGGTGCTTTTATTATGACTTCTGGGCATGCGGCTATGGCGCTAGATACACCATGGAGTTTATATTTAGGAATTGGCTTATTGGTGGCCGGTAACGGATTGTTTAAACCAAATATTACCTCGATCATCAACGGTGTTTATAAAAATGCTCAAGATAAAAAGGATGGTGCTTTTACCATTTTTTATATGGGTGTCAATGCAGGTGCTTTTTTGGGTATTTTACTTTGTGGTTATATAGGTGAAATGGTAGGATGGCATTATGGATTTGGATTAGCAGGTATTTTTATGTTTTTTGGAATGCTACAATTTTGGTTTTCTCAAAAGATTTTTGGGCGTATCGGATTGTCACCTTCAGATTCCATAGAATATGATGATGCTATAGAAACTCAAAGTGAAGATCCTGTTGTTGAGGAAGCCGTTGTACCTGCCAACGTGCAACGCGATCGTTACATTGTCGTTGGAATTTTAGCCTTCTTTACTATTTTCTTCTGGGCAGCTTTTGAACAAGCAGGGGGTTCTATGACTATTTTTGCAGCAGATTATACAGATCGTGTCTTAGAAGGCAATGCAGCTAATATTTTTAGAGTGGCCAATACACTACTAACCGTAGTACCACTTTTAATTATTACCTATGTTTTGTGGCAATTATTTAGAATAACATTTAGTAAATATGCCTTGTCAAACTTTTTTCTCGGAACTAGTTTTGTGATTATATGGGGTATTGTGATATGGATGCTTAAGAATCAATTTTCAGAAGTTGAAACCGAAGTACCTGCTTCTTGGTTCTCCATTTTAAACTCCTTTTATATTATCGCCTTTGCACCGCTAATTTCAAAAATTTGGGAAAGTAAATACAATCCGCCTGCCACCGTAAAATTTGGTATTGGTCTAGTTTTACTGGGACTAGGTTTTGGCGTATTAGCTTATGGTTCTTCAGGAATACCTCAAGGCGCTCAAACAGCTTCAGTTAGTATTGTTTGGTTAATTTTGGCTTATTTATTACATACGCTAGGTGAGCTTTCTTTGTCACCAGTAGGGTTATCTTATGTGAGTAAATTAGTTCCGGCAGCTAAAATTGGTATGATGTTCGGACTTTGGTATATTGCTGTGGGATTAGGAAATAAAGCAGCGGGAACTATGGGGGGTATGATTGATAAAATTACAGCACAATATGATTTAGCAACCTTCTTCTTAATCTTTACCATTGTGCCTGTTGTAGCAGGATTAATAGTAATGGGGTTAACTCCAGTTATGAAAAAACTGATGCATGGTGTGAAATAAGCACTACCTGATAGAAATTTATATAAAATGCTCCTTTTTAGGAGCATTTTTTGTAAGTTCGAAACTCGTTTTGCAACAAATACAATATGAAAAATAAGATACTTTTTATTCTGGTTTTTGGTTTTATAAGCTTTAAAAGTATAGGGCAAGAGATTCATTGGATATCGCTTAATGAAGCATTAGAACTTCAAAAAAAAACACCTAAAAAAATCATGATGGACGTTTACACCAATTGGTGTGGTCCTTGTAAAATGTTAGATAAAAACACCTTTCAGAATGCTGATGTGGCGAATTACGTTAACAAAAATTTTTATGCTGTAAAATTTAATGCTGAAGGTAACACTCAAGTATCGTATAAAGGAAAAGTATTTGAAAACCCAAAGTACGATCCTAAATTAGCTAACAGAAGGAATGCAGTTCATGATTTAACACGCTACTTACAAGTTAGTGCCTACCCAACTGTTGTGTTTTTTGATGAAAACTCTGAAGTTATAGCTCCTATTCGTGGGTACCAACAACCTAATCAATTGGAATTATATCTAAAAATGTTTTATAAGGACGAACATAAAAACATCACTACTCAAGAACAATTTAATGAATATTATCAAGCCTTTAAGCCAGAGTTTAAAGGATAAAGAATTTATAAAACTGTATTTTTTTCTTCTTATTAAAAAACTTAATAGGCTAAAATAAAAGCCCCTTTTTTTCCGGTATGATGAAATGGAAGTTTGTGTTTTTTACATATCGTTTCCCATTGATTAATATAGCTTTTATAATTACTGCCGTCGGCTATAATGTGCTTGGGTGATAAGGTTTCTATTAGTCTATTTAAATTAATTTTCGGCGACTGGCGGAGTAAAATGTATTCTGGATTACTCTGTTTTATATCGTAAACTCCAAAGCTGTCTATAACAAATAAAAGTTTATTATTAAGTTGATAAACTGGTTTTAATGGCTCCTTATGGAGCTTGTTTATTTGATTTTCTAACACGTAGTTTGTAATGACTTTGTCTTTTTTAGCGGATAAACTATCAAAATCATGAGCAATAAAAATACGGTGCTTTTTGGTATGACTTATTAGACTGTGCCTGCTTTTGTGAAAAATGACAAATTCATTTGAAACAGTGTCTAATTTCGTATGAATCCATATGATTTGAATGCCTATAATTGAGACTAATAAAACCATAATCGATTTGTAATGCTTCTTCAATAAAAAGTTAAAACCAGTACAAATGATGAGATAGAAGGCTATTAAATGTATCCATCCGAAAGGGATATCATGAAAAATAAATAGATCTTGATGGGCTATCCAAGCCATAAAGGCATTCATTAAACTTATAATTTTCCCAAATAAAGCAGCGATAAAATGGGGTAGCATATTTAAGCAAGCTAGTAGTATGACAATAATACCAAGGCCTAAAACACCTCCCAAAACAGGAATAATCACCATGTTCGTAATAAAAAATAAGCCTGGAAATTGATGAAAATAGTATAAACTTAACGGAAGAATGCCTATTTGAGCAGCTACGGTAACGGTTAAAGTATGCCAATAGATATCAATAATTTTGTTTTTTGGTTGCCATAATTTATACAAATAAGGGTCGATACTTACAATGGCTATAACAGCTATATAACTTAGTTGAAACCCAATATCGAATATATAAAGTGGCCTAAAAAGCAGTAATATAAACATGCTAATGGCTAAGGTGTTGTAAATATTGGTGAGGCGTTTTAAGTTCATGGCGATACTCATGATACTAAACATGGTTACCGCCCGAATCACAGATGCCGATAATCCTGCTATCCCAGCAAAAGACCAAAGTAAGGCCAAAACCAAAAAGGTTTTAATAAGTTTTCCATTTCTAATTCGTTCTAAAGGTTGTAATACAAAGTTAAATACCATTAAAATAATACCCACATGTAACCCAGAAACGGCTAATATATGTACAGCTCCTGCATTGCTATATTGATTAAACACTTCTTCACTGATACTTTGTCGTTGCCCCAAAAACAAGGCGTTAATGATAGCAAGTTCATCAGGTTTGAAATTATAATGGCTTAAACTGGTAATAATATGTTTTCTAATGTTTTCAGAAAGGCCAAATAGCGTTGGTTTGCCAGGTTTTACTTTTAATAACTCAGAAGGGTTTAATCTGATTTGATGATAAATGTATTGTCTTGATAAATACCTCTTGTAATTAAATTGGTTCGGATTTAATGGATATGGGATGGGGTTAAAAGATGTGCAGCTAACTAAAATATCATCGATGTGAACCTCTAAATTGGTAGTGTCTTTTCTAATACTTAATAAAGTTTTGCCTACGACTTCCTTTTTGTCGAGTTTTAAAATGTCTACGATGTATTTGTTCTCATACATCGATGGTTTTAGTATTTCTTTGATTCTAAAAGTAATGGTTTGTAAGGCCTCGGTATTAGAAGTTAGGCTATGCGAATAATGGTTCGATAAGTTTTTTTCATCATGAAAATGGGTGGTTAAAACCCCAATATTCATCATGGTTAGAAATGAAAAAACGTCAAACCAAATGGTTTTTATAAACTGTTGTTTCGCCCTAAAATAAGCTATGGAAACACTAATGAAACCAATAGTGTTAATCATTATCAAGTTTGAAAACTTGATATCAAAAAAATAACCGATAAGAATACCGGTTACAAGGCATATTAAAAGTTTTATTATTGTAAAGTTAAGCAGCTTCATAGCTGCGAAATATACAAAAAATCCTACAAAATACGTCGAGCTTCTTCAAAGGCATTTTGCCAGTACGATTCGTTTAAATGTGAAATGATTACACCTTTACTGCTTGTGGCGTGAATAAATTCAATATCATTGTTGCGAATCGCTACAATTAAACCAACATGGTTTATTGCATTTCTTCGTCCTCCTGTTTTAAAAAATAATAAATCACCTTGAGTGACTTTTTTTAAAGGAATTTTCGTGCCTTTTTTTGCCATATCTCTCGATATTCTAGGCAACAAAATATCATGGGTTCTAAAAGATTCAAAAACTAAACCCGAGCAATCCATTCCAGATTTGGTCGTGCCTCCCCACTTGTAACGTGTGCCTTCAAATTTTAAAGCATAATCTATAATTTGGTCGGCTTTAGGTTCCGGTGAAGGTCTTCTTTTAGATCGTTTTTTAATAGTTTCCTTGGGTTCGATATGGTAGTCTGTAGCAACTTCAGCATCTGTTTTTATTTCAACACGATCTGGCGTATTTTTTTTTCGTTTAGCCGATTTAGATGGTTTACAGCTGCTAAAACTGATAATTATAATAAGGATAAAGAGGCTTTTTTTCATAAATATCTAAACTTTTATACCGTTGTATATTAATTGAGCTGTTTTTAAACTAGCACCTTTTCCGCCTAAAGCGCGCTCTAATTCATAGTAATCTAAAAAGAGTTTTTCTCGAACGGTGTGATCTAAGATTTTATCGAGCTCTATGCGAAGTTTTTCTTTATTAAAATCATTTTGAATCAATTCTGTAACAACTTCACGATCCATTATTAAATTTACCAGTGAAATAAATTTTAAGGTGATAATGCGTTTGGCGATGTGATATGAGATAGCGCTACCCTTGTAGCAAACCACTTGAGGTACTTTAAATAGTGCGGTTTCTAAAGTCGCTGTTCCAGAAGTGACGAGGGCTGCATACGAAATACTGAGCAAGTCGTAAGTTTTATTGGCAATGAATTTAACATTGTCGGATTGGATAAAGCCTTTATAAAACTCATATTCCTGACTAGGAGCTCCAGCAATTACAAATTGATAGTCCGGATAGCTTGTTACGACACTTAGCATCACAGAAAGCATTTTTGTAATTTCTTGTTTACGGCTTCCTGGAAGAAGCGCAATAATGGGTTT
This genomic interval from Tamlana carrageenivorans contains the following:
- a CDS encoding peptide MFS transporter, with the translated sequence MEMTKVRFEGSDMNRKLLMGHPSGLFVLFFTEMWERFSYYGMRAILVLFLTSSLIDGGWAWSREEALGLYGTYTMLVYFSPILGGFIADKFLGYRKAVAIGAFIMTSGHAAMALDTPWSLYLGIGLLVAGNGLFKPNITSIINGVYKNAQDKKDGAFTIFYMGVNAGAFLGILLCGYIGEMVGWHYGFGLAGIFMFFGMLQFWFSQKIFGRIGLSPSDSIEYDDAIETQSEDPVVEEAVVPANVQRDRYIVVGILAFFTIFFWAAFEQAGGSMTIFAADYTDRVLEGNAANIFRVANTLLTVVPLLIITYVLWQLFRITFSKYALSNFFLGTSFVIIWGIVIWMLKNQFSEVETEVPASWFSILNSFYIIAFAPLISKIWESKYNPPATVKFGIGLVLLGLGFGVLAYGSSGIPQGAQTASVSIVWLILAYLLHTLGELSLSPVGLSYVSKLVPAAKIGMMFGLWYIAVGLGNKAAGTMGGMIDKITAQYDLATFFLIFTIVPVVAGLIVMGLTPVMKKLMHGVK
- a CDS encoding S9 family peptidase, with translation MNHLKLSFCVCLFITSLISAQTKNITLEDIWKYGRFRTEYMDALHSMANGKQYSVLNFDLASRSTSVDIYDYETLEKVKTLVSSRDLNDLAYFTNYTFSADEQKVILASNEQAIYRRSSIGEYYVYDVKKQKLTRISEVGIQEPTFSPDGTKVAFAKANNLFVKDLISNTVKQITFDGEKNKIINGISDWVYEEEFGFVRAFDWNADSNKIAFIKFDETEVPEFSMDVYGKQLYPTQQVFKYPKAGEANSKVSLHLYDLKSEALTDIAVNKKYEDFYIARIAWSNDADVFSAQFLNRHQNALDLWMIDTKKMTSNLVLAETDEAYVDVTDNLTFLEDNSFIWTSEQDGFNHIYHYDKKGKLINQVTKGNWEVTDYYGYNEEKDIIYYQSVENGSINRDVYAIKLNGRNKKSLSEKEGTNEAAFSADFSFFINTFSNASTAPEFTLNNSKTGAVIKNIKNNKALTDKLKDYQTSVKEFSTISINGNDLNMWMIKPANFDENKQYPLFMTQYSGPGSQKVANHWNSSNDYWYQYLAQKGIVVVCIDGRGTGFKGAKFKKVTQNELGKYEVEDQIAAAKELGNLPYINKNKIGIWGWSFGGFISSNCLFKGHDVFSMAVAVAPVTSWRFYDSIYTERYMTTPQENPSGYDDNSPINHVKDLKGDFLLIHGSADDNVHVQNTMRLAEALIQADKPFDWAIYPDKNHGIYGGNTRLHLFKKMSTFIEDKLLTNNE
- a CDS encoding thioredoxin family protein, whose product is MKNKILFILVFGFISFKSIGQEIHWISLNEALELQKKTPKKIMMDVYTNWCGPCKMLDKNTFQNADVANYVNKNFYAVKFNAEGNTQVSYKGKVFENPKYDPKLANRRNAVHDLTRYLQVSAYPTVVFFDENSEVIAPIRGYQQPNQLELYLKMFYKDEHKNITTQEQFNEYYQAFKPEFKG
- a CDS encoding peptide MFS transporter, translated to MSDTVIKPHQKELFGQPIGLYILFLTEMWERFSYYGMRAILVLYMVASTELGADARGVGLGWTSKEALALYGWYTMLVYIIAIPGGMIADKLIGQKKAVLYGAIILCLGHGVLVLTDIWAFYTGLGLVILGVGLLKPNISTMVGGLYQQGDIRRDKGFSIFYIGINLGSLLATLIVGVVVANYGWHAGFGLAGIVMVLGLINYLGGQKYLVQVGNHTVVENPKDEVSYGKLYGQLFNSPKHLIITAVLVVASFIGWYFMNWGYGLLFLFLTAIAALLMMIYRELDSQIYKDRFIVLLLSFIMVIIFWGAFEQAGGLMNIYTDTKTNRMIGGWQVPTIMFQSLNAGFIILFATAVAGFWAKRKLKGKEASSLFKMALGIIIMGFGFLFMVFAVMEFEKSGTSSMIWLVLAYLFHTLGELCLSPVALSFITKLAPAKYASLMMGVYFASSGLGNKVAGIIGESASDFGEYTIFAGILVFTVVVGGLFILILKPLKRLTHGAEDNEHIIEAKEMEIAEH
- the lpxB gene encoding lipid-A-disaccharide synthase; translated protein: MKYYIIAGEASGDLHGANLIKALLSIDKQAAIRCWGGDLMQEAGGTLVKHYKERAFMGFSEVVLNLNKIFKLISFCKTDIEKFNPDVVVFIDNSGFNLRIAKWAKANGFRTNYYISPQVWASRASRVQAIKRDIDDMFVILPFVKDFYKTYDFKVNFVGHPLIDAITNRNPVNEFDFRTTNNLSDKPIIALLPGSRKQEITKMLSVMLSVVTSYPDYQFVIAGAPSQEYEFYKGFIQSDNVKFIANKTYDLLSISYAALVTSGTATLETALFKVPQVVCYKGSAISYHIAKRIITLKFISLVNLIMDREVVTELIQNDFNKEKLRIELDKILDHTVREKLFLDYYELERALGGKGASLKTAQLIYNGIKV
- a CDS encoding ComEC/Rec2 family competence protein; translation: MINTIGFISVSIAYFRAKQQFIKTIWFDVFSFLTMMNIGVLTTHFHDEKNLSNHYSHSLTSNTEALQTITFRIKEILKPSMYENKYIVDILKLDKKEVVGKTLLSIRKDTTNLEVHIDDILVSCTSFNPIPYPLNPNQFNYKRYLSRQYIYHQIRLNPSELLKVKPGKPTLFGLSENIRKHIITSLSHYNFKPDELAIINALFLGQRQSISEEVFNQYSNAGAVHILAVSGLHVGIILMVFNFVLQPLERIRNGKLIKTFLVLALLWSFAGIAGLSASVIRAVTMFSIMSIAMNLKRLTNIYNTLAISMFILLLFRPLYIFDIGFQLSYIAVIAIVSIDPYLYKLWQPKNKIIDIYWHTLTVTVAAQIGILPLSLYYFHQFPGLFFITNMVIIPVLGGVLGLGIIVILLACLNMLPHFIAALFGKIISLMNAFMAWIAHQDLFIFHDIPFGWIHLIAFYLIICTGFNFLLKKHYKSIMVLLVSIIGIQIIWIHTKLDTVSNEFVIFHKSRHSLISHTKKHRIFIAHDFDSLSAKKDKVITNYVLENQINKLHKEPLKPVYQLNNKLLFVIDSFGVYDIKQSNPEYILLRQSPKINLNRLIETLSPKHIIADGSNYKSYINQWETICKKHKLPFHHTGKKGAFILAY
- a CDS encoding C40 family peptidase translates to MKKSLFILIIIISFSSCKPSKSAKRKKNTPDRVEIKTDAEVATDYHIEPKETIKKRSKRRPSPEPKADQIIDYALKFEGTRYKWGGTTKSGMDCSGLVFESFRTHDILLPRISRDMAKKGTKIPLKKVTQGDLLFFKTGGRRNAINHVGLIVAIRNNDIEFIHATSSKGVIISHLNESYWQNAFEEARRIL